The following DNA comes from Opitutaceae bacterium.
GCCCGCCCCTCCTCCGTGTCCTCACGGATGGCTGCGAGGGGGAGTCCGGGCTGGTCGGACAGGAGGACCGCCAGGTCCTTCAGGCGCTCGCCGGACCACTTGATCGCCTCCAGCACCTCGGGCACGCGGATTCTCCCGTCGCCGTCGGTATCGATGAGGGCCAGTGTTTTCTCCGACAGCTCGAGCCCCTTGACCGGGCAGCTGAGGGCCACCCAAAGTTTTTGGTCGAGCGTGTGAAGGTTGCGGATGTCGGCGTCGGTCTCGAGGAGGACCTGGTCGAGGCCTCCGCTGCGGAAAAATTTCCAGGTGTGCGCGTGCGTGGTCGCCATGGAGATCAAAAGGGTGTGTGCATCCGCCGGACAGTGCGGATGCTCCCTAAGAGGCCATATGCGACGGAGTTGGCAAGTTATCTTGCCAACTTCGCTTCCTTGAAACGCTTTTACCTGACTTGCCGTCGGCTCGGCTCAATCCACCACCGCACCGTGCATGTCGCCGGTGGCCAAGAACTGCTGGTGGAAGGCGAAGGCCTTGCTCAGCGATTGCGGGGTATGTCCCTTCTTGGTGGCATCGCAGTAGCGCAGCAGCATCTCGCGGAAATCGGGGTGTGCGCACTTGTTGATGATCTCGATCGCGCGTTCATGCGGCGATTTGCCGCGCAGATCCGCCACGCCCCACTCGGTGACGATGGCGCCCACGCTGTGCTCGCTGTGGTCCATGTGCGAGACCAGCGGGACGATCGTGCTGATCTTCCCGTTCTTGGCCGTGGACGGACACGTAAAGATCGAAAGGAAGGCGTTGCGCGTGAAGTCGCCGGAGCCACCGATGCCGTTCATCATGTCGCGCCCAAGCACGTGGGTGCTGTTGATGTTGCCGAAAATGTCGGCCTCGATCGCCGTGTTGATCGAGATGATGCCCAGGCGGCGGATCACTTCCGGGTGGTTGGTGATTTCCTGCGGCCTCAGCACCACCCGTGACTTGAAGAAGTCGAGGTTGGCGTAGATCTCCTTGCGCATGGCCGGGCTCGCAGTGAGTGCCACACTCGAGGCAAAGCGGATCTTGCCCGTCTTCATCAGGTTGAAGACTGAATCCTGGAGTACTTCCGAGTACATCTCGAAGGGCGGGATGTCAGGATTGGTGCCCATGGCGCCGAGGACTGCATTCGCCACGTCGCCCACGCCTGACTGGAGGGGGAGGAAGGTGCTTGGCAGCGTGCCGCGCCTGAGTTCACCGGCCAGGAAGTTCGCGACATTTTCGCCAATCTTCATGGTGACGGGGCCTGCGGCGTCAAAGGCCGAGATTTCGTCTTCGAGATTTGAATGCACGATGCCGGCGATCTTGTGCGGGGGTACCTGGATGGTGGGGGTACCGATGCGATCGTACGTGTGGTAGATCGGGATCTCCCGGCGCAGCGGGGGGTCTGCCGGCTCATAGATGTCGTGCATCCCGTGGAGCGACTTTGGGTGGGCGGAGCTGAGCTCGATGATGATCTTGTCTGCGCAGCGGCATTGGGTGGGGGACGCGCCCACGGAAGAGGTAAGCGTGATGCGACCGTCAGAGGTGACGTCGCAGGCCTCGATCACGGCCCAGTTCACCTTGCCCAAGAACCCATAGCGGATGTTCTGCGGCATGACCGAGAGGTGCATGTCGAAGAACTGCACCCGGCCCTCATTGATGGCCTTGCGCATGTCGCCATCGGATTGAAAGGGGGTGCGGAATGACACGGCATCCGCCTTGGCTAATTCCCCGTCCAGGCTGGGCCCGGTCGACGCTCCCGTGATCATGCCGATCTTGAACGGACGGCCGGCGGCATGTTCTTCGCGCGCGCGGTCTGCGATCGCACGTGAGACGGCCTTCGCGGCGCCTGCTGCAGTGAATGCGCTGAATCCGACGACGTCTCCGTGGCGCAGGAGAGAGGCGGCCTCAGCGGCGGTGAGCACAGGAAAAGGGCTTGCCATAGGGGGATTAGTTTAAGGTCGGATTGTAAATCCGGCTCCTCACCCCTTGCCTAAGGTACGGCATGGCTTGCCGCCTCCAAATGCCACCTATGACTGCACGGTGTGGGTGACTTGCCGCTCGTGGGTGGTAAATCCCAGCGGAGTACCCCTGCCGGCATGGTCCTGGAGCGCCGCGAGCATCAGCTTCGTGACTTCCTCGCGGGTTTCGGCGGAAAGCTTGAGATCGAGTTCCGGACAATACTCAAAGTATACGCCCTTCGAAGCCCATTGGAAGCAGTTCACACTGGTAATCGAACGTTCGAGGGTCCGAATGTACGGTTCATGGAGCATGCGCTCCACCATAGCCCGGAATTCTGCCGTGTTGAGGGGCTTTGCCATCCCGTCGTTTGCCCCCGCCTTGAGCATCCGGCTCAAAAGCGTGAGGTCCATTGAACCGCTCACCACGATGATAGGAAGGGATTGGGGCGTGGTGTTCTTGCGGAGGGACACGATCAACTCCGTGGCATCCGTGTCTGGAAACATGAAGTCCGTGATGATCAAATCAAACGTGCTCTGCTCCAAAATGCCCATGGCCGCACGCGGGGACGCAGTGATCGCAAGCTCGCAGGCGGCATTCAAGTACTTGCGCATGAGGAGCTGGGATGTGGCGCTATCCTCGACGTAAAGAACTTTTTTCATGCCAGCGGCAACGGGTGTGGTCAGCGATGGGGTGGGCATCCAGACGCAGTTAATCGTCACAAGGCCGTGTAAATTAACTTTTGTAATCCCCCAGTTTCGGTAGTCGCCCACCGAGCCTTGCCTCCTCGAGGGGTTAGGGGAAGACTCGGCTCATGATCCTGATCCATGTCCATGTGCATGTTAAGCCGGAGGCGGTGCAGGCGTTTGTTGAGGCATCGCTTGCCAACGCCACCGCCAGCCGCAAAGAGCCGGGGAATCTGCGGTTCGATGTGGTGCAGCAGGAGGATGACCCGACCCGCTTTGTGCTCGTCGAAGCTTGGAGAGACGCGGCGGCGCATTCCAGCCACCGGGATACCACCCACTACATTGTCTGGCGCGACAAGGTTAACCCCCTGATGGCGACTGTACGCACAAGCACAAAATATCGGCTTTTGCACCCACAGGAGTTGGTCTGATGGTATTGG
Coding sequences within:
- a CDS encoding response regulator, with the protein product MKKVLYVEDSATSQLLMRKYLNAACELAITASPRAAMGILEQSTFDLIITDFMFPDTDATELIVSLRKNTTPQSLPIIVVSGSMDLTLLSRMLKAGANDGMAKPLNTAEFRAMVERMLHEPYIRTLERSITSVNCFQWASKGVYFEYCPELDLKLSAETREEVTKLMLAALQDHAGRGTPLGFTTHERQVTHTVQS
- a CDS encoding putative quinol monooxygenase is translated as MILIHVHVHVKPEAVQAFVEASLANATASRKEPGNLRFDVVQQEDDPTRFVLVEAWRDAAAHSSHRDTTHYIVWRDKVNPLMATVRTSTKYRLLHPQELV
- a CDS encoding succinate CoA transferase, with product MASPFPVLTAAEAASLLRHGDVVGFSAFTAAGAAKAVSRAIADRAREEHAAGRPFKIGMITGASTGPSLDGELAKADAVSFRTPFQSDGDMRKAINEGRVQFFDMHLSVMPQNIRYGFLGKVNWAVIEACDVTSDGRITLTSSVGASPTQCRCADKIIIELSSAHPKSLHGMHDIYEPADPPLRREIPIYHTYDRIGTPTIQVPPHKIAGIVHSNLEDEISAFDAAGPVTMKIGENVANFLAGELRRGTLPSTFLPLQSGVGDVANAVLGAMGTNPDIPPFEMYSEVLQDSVFNLMKTGKIRFASSVALTASPAMRKEIYANLDFFKSRVVLRPQEITNHPEVIRRLGIISINTAIEADIFGNINSTHVLGRDMMNGIGGSGDFTRNAFLSIFTCPSTAKNGKISTIVPLVSHMDHSEHSVGAIVTEWGVADLRGKSPHERAIEIINKCAHPDFREMLLRYCDATKKGHTPQSLSKAFAFHQQFLATGDMHGAVVD